A genomic segment from Desulfonatronum lacustre DSM 10312 encodes:
- a CDS encoding MraY family glycosyltransferase: MTTLLTTFLLSLLLALILTPLAGKLGVVMGALDTPGGRRVHDGVIPRTGGLAIFAAVGITLTIAWLWGTDVSRLIIPDRSLLGLLAGALIALGLGLYDDLFRLNAWKKLPVQILAASAAYAGGIALDKFVLFGLAVFFDPVTSYLLTVFWFLLFMNALNLMDGLDGLVGGIVFFASLVMIVLAIPREDYLTALFFAALAGSVLGFLRSNFHPATIFLGDAGTYFLGYAIAGFGLITSVKTHVGAAILIPVLAMGLPLLDILLTALRRLVQGRKIFQPDSDHIHHRLLRIGLNTPKAVMVLYGLTATLCTLAIVLVNIRDEQSGLLLVLIGAGAFIFAGKLGYLETLRLRCFPETADTMLRATGLPSDRRWMDLLPELKNAPDMEALHRKLRKILEQMGVEKGGLRTNHGGGTADGAFDGENCPADMRRPPLLRLEISILDAESACLGTLFLVKDIQDVAPNEDILASVEPLRSALTKALTRLAANNHRTR; this comes from the coding sequence ATGACCACCCTGCTGACCACTTTTCTGCTTTCTCTTCTGCTAGCACTGATTCTGACCCCCCTGGCGGGCAAACTGGGGGTGGTCATGGGAGCCCTGGACACACCGGGAGGGCGCAGGGTGCACGACGGGGTGATCCCCCGGACCGGCGGGTTGGCCATCTTTGCCGCCGTGGGGATCACGCTGACGATCGCCTGGCTCTGGGGCACGGATGTTTCCCGACTGATCATCCCGGACCGATCATTGCTCGGTCTGCTGGCCGGGGCGCTGATCGCCCTGGGTTTAGGGCTTTATGACGACCTCTTCCGGCTAAACGCCTGGAAAAAACTCCCAGTCCAGATTCTGGCGGCCAGTGCGGCCTATGCCGGGGGCATCGCCCTGGACAAGTTCGTCCTGTTCGGCCTGGCCGTCTTCTTCGACCCGGTCACGTCGTACCTCCTGACCGTGTTCTGGTTTCTGCTGTTCATGAATGCCCTGAACCTGATGGACGGACTGGACGGGCTGGTGGGGGGGATTGTTTTTTTTGCGTCCCTGGTGATGATCGTGCTGGCCATTCCGCGGGAGGATTATCTCACGGCCCTGTTTTTCGCGGCCCTGGCCGGGTCGGTGCTGGGCTTTCTGCGCTCCAATTTCCATCCGGCCACGATCTTTCTGGGGGATGCCGGCACGTATTTCCTGGGCTACGCCATCGCCGGTTTCGGGCTGATCACCTCGGTCAAAACCCACGTGGGTGCGGCCATTCTCATCCCGGTCCTGGCCATGGGGCTACCCCTTCTGGATATCCTCCTGACCGCCCTGCGCCGCCTTGTCCAAGGCAGGAAAATCTTTCAGCCGGACAGCGATCATATCCACCACCGGCTGCTCAGAATAGGCCTGAATACACCCAAAGCCGTGATGGTCCTCTACGGCCTGACAGCAACACTTTGCACCCTGGCCATCGTCCTGGTGAACATCCGGGATGAGCAAAGCGGCCTGCTCCTGGTGCTGATAGGCGCGGGAGCCTTCATTTTCGCGGGCAAACTTGGCTATTTGGAAACGTTGCGCCTGCGCTGTTTTCCAGAAACGGCCGACACCATGCTCAGGGCGACAGGGCTACCCAGTGATCGACGCTGGATGGACTTGCTGCCGGAACTGAAAAATGCACCGGACATGGAGGCATTGCACAGGAAGCTGAGGAAAATCCTGGAGCAGATGGGGGTTGAAAAGGGCGGTCTCAGGACAAATCACGGTGGCGGTACAGCAGACGGGGCGTTTGACGGCGAAAATTGTCCTGCAGATATGCGCAGACCACCCTTGCTTCGCCTGGAAATTTCGATCTTGGACGCTGAATCAGCCTGCCTGGGCACGTTGTTCCTGGTCAAGGACATTCAAGACGTGGCTCCCAACGAGGACATCCTGGCCAGTGTCGAACCACTGCGTAGCGCCCTGACCAAAGCCCTGACCCGTTTGGCCGCAAACAATCACCGCACCCGATAG